Proteins encoded together in one Betaproteobacteria bacterium window:
- a CDS encoding pyridoxal-phosphate dependent enzyme — translation MSAEYPVLDDFVGNTPLVRFKRLPGRTTNVVLGKLEGNNPAGSVKDRPALSMILGAEARGEIRPGDTLIEPTSGNTGIALAMVAAMRGYRMVLVMPEDLSVERRQTMAAYGAAFVLTPKQGGMETARDIALAMQARGEGRILDQFANAREEGIFGGVSAGGATWAALELSKQVEDSVIVTIICDRGDRYLSTGIFG, via the coding sequence GTGAGCGCCGAGTATCCCGTCCTCGACGACTTCGTCGGCAATACGCCGCTCGTGCGATTCAAGCGGTTGCCCGGCAGGACGACCAACGTCGTGCTGGGCAAGCTGGAAGGCAACAACCCTGCAGGGTCGGTGAAGGACCGGCCGGCGCTCTCGATGATCCTGGGGGCCGAAGCTCGCGGCGAGATCAGGCCCGGCGATACGCTGATCGAACCCACGAGCGGCAATACCGGCATCGCCCTCGCGATGGTGGCTGCCATGCGCGGGTATCGCATGGTCCTGGTGATGCCCGAGGATCTTTCGGTCGAACGCAGGCAGACCATGGCCGCGTACGGCGCAGCGTTCGTGCTGACGCCCAAGCAGGGGGGTATGGAGACGGCGCGCGACATCGCGCTGGCGATGCAGGCGCGAGGCGAAGGCAGGATCCTCGATCAGTTCGCCAACGCGCGCGAAGAAGGAATCTTTGGCGGCGTTTCGGCCGGCGGCGCGACCTGGGCTGCATTGGAGCTTTCCAAGCAGGTGGAGGACTCGGTCATCGTGACCATCATCTGTGACCGTGGCGATCGCTATCTGTCCACGGGAATCTTCGGTTGA
- the rfaE1 gene encoding D-glycero-beta-D-manno-heptose-7-phosphate kinase produces the protein MSGALDILLAMREARVLVVGDVMLDRYWFGDVNRISPEAPVPVVKVGRTEERLGGAANVARNAAALGAQVELLSVVGDDEAGRRIQTLLEQGAIRASLQRDASIETTIKLRVIGRQQQLLRIDFETIPSHDALQSKLAEFERRLPDADVIILSDYGKGGLQHITQMIDLARRAAKPVLADPKGDDYDRYRGATLLTPNRSEFRQVAGGWTDEAALEEKAQRLRRDLALEALLVTRSEEGMTLYRDVGALHVPTVAKEVFDVSGAGDTVIATLAVMLAAGQSYETSVRWANMAAGIVVGKLGTAVATPDELVVAFGAMAKA, from the coding sequence ATGTCCGGCGCTCTGGATATCCTGCTCGCCATGCGGGAGGCACGAGTCTTGGTGGTGGGCGACGTGATGCTCGACCGCTACTGGTTCGGCGATGTGAACCGCATATCGCCCGAAGCGCCCGTGCCGGTGGTCAAGGTGGGGCGCACGGAAGAGCGGCTCGGCGGCGCCGCGAACGTGGCTCGCAATGCAGCGGCGCTGGGTGCGCAGGTGGAACTGCTGTCCGTGGTGGGGGACGACGAGGCCGGCCGCCGTATCCAGACACTGCTGGAGCAGGGAGCCATCCGCGCAAGCCTGCAGCGGGATGCGTCCATCGAAACCACCATCAAGCTGCGCGTCATCGGCCGTCAGCAGCAGTTGTTGCGGATCGATTTCGAGACCATCCCCAGCCACGACGCGTTGCAGTCCAAGCTGGCGGAGTTCGAGAGGCGCCTGCCCGACGCTGACGTCATCATCCTGTCGGACTACGGCAAGGGGGGCTTGCAGCACATCACGCAGATGATCGACCTCGCGCGGCGCGCCGCGAAACCGGTGCTGGCGGATCCGAAGGGCGATGACTATGACCGTTATCGAGGCGCCACTCTGCTCACACCCAACCGCTCTGAGTTCCGCCAGGTGGCGGGTGGCTGGACCGACGAGGCCGCTCTCGAGGAAAAGGCGCAGCGGTTGCGCCGCGATCTTGCGCTGGAGGCGTTGCTGGTTACCCGAAGCGAGGAGGGCATGACCCTGTATCGCGACGTGGGCGCATTGCACGTTCCCACGGTTGCGAAGGAGGTCTTCGACGTCAGCGGTGCGGGCGATACCGTCATCGCAACGCTCGCAGTGATGCTTGCCGCGGGCCAGTCATACGAGACATCCGTGCGCTGGGCCAACATGGCCGCAGGCATTGTTGTCGGCAAGCTCGGCACCGCCGTCGCGACGCCAGATGAACTGGTGGTCGCGTTCGGTGCGATGGCGAAGGCGTGA
- a CDS encoding UDP-glucose/GDP-mannose dehydrogenase family protein, whose product MRVTVVGSGYVGLVSGACLADMGNDVLCLDVDPAKVEMLRNGKVPIYEPGLDGLIRRNAAAGRIRFTTDIQEGVRHGEVQLIAVGTPPGEDGSADLSHVLAAARSIGRYLDHYAVIVDKSTVPVGTADKVREAIAGELATRGSTQAFSVVSNPEFLKEGAAVDDFLKPDRIVVGSDDERATSVMRELYLPFQRNHERMIVMDVRSAELTKYAANAMLATRISFMNELANLAEKLGADIELVRRGIGADPRIGYHFLYAGTGYGGSCFPKDVKALQRTAQESGMALRILGAVEDVNEAQKSRLLEKIDARFGRDLRGMRFALWGLAFKPNTDDMREAPSRVIVRGIVERGGQVSAYDPVAVDEARKALEGLPGVSYAASPMRAMAEADALVIVTEWKEFRSPDFDAIRTALKHPVIFDGRNMYDPHIVRSRGLEYHAIGRP is encoded by the coding sequence ATGCGAGTGACCGTCGTCGGCAGTGGCTACGTGGGGCTTGTCTCGGGCGCATGCCTCGCAGACATGGGCAATGACGTATTGTGTCTGGATGTGGACCCCGCGAAGGTCGAGATGCTGCGCAATGGCAAGGTGCCGATCTACGAACCGGGGCTGGATGGCCTCATCCGGCGCAATGCCGCAGCGGGGCGCATCCGATTTACCACGGACATCCAGGAAGGCGTGCGACACGGCGAAGTCCAGCTCATCGCTGTCGGTACCCCGCCGGGAGAGGATGGTTCGGCGGATCTCTCCCACGTCCTCGCCGCAGCGCGCAGCATCGGTCGGTATCTGGACCACTATGCGGTCATCGTCGACAAGTCCACCGTGCCGGTCGGAACGGCTGACAAGGTGAGGGAGGCCATAGCCGGCGAACTCGCCACTCGTGGTTCGACACAGGCCTTCTCGGTGGTCTCGAATCCCGAGTTCCTCAAGGAGGGTGCGGCGGTCGACGATTTTCTCAAGCCGGATCGAATCGTTGTGGGCTCCGACGACGAGCGCGCGACTTCGGTGATGCGTGAGCTGTACCTGCCGTTCCAGCGCAATCACGAACGGATGATCGTGATGGACGTGCGGTCCGCCGAACTCACGAAGTACGCCGCAAACGCGATGCTCGCCACTCGCATCTCGTTCATGAACGAACTGGCCAATCTCGCGGAGAAACTCGGCGCAGACATAGAACTCGTGCGGCGCGGCATCGGTGCGGACCCGCGGATCGGTTATCACTTTCTCTACGCGGGCACGGGTTATGGCGGATCGTGTTTTCCCAAGGACGTGAAGGCGCTGCAACGTACCGCCCAGGAGTCCGGGATGGCGCTGCGCATCCTCGGGGCGGTGGAAGACGTGAACGAGGCGCAGAAGTCGCGCCTGCTGGAGAAGATCGACGCCCGGTTCGGGCGCGACCTTCGCGGGATGCGTTTCGCGCTGTGGGGCCTTGCCTTCAAACCCAACACCGATGACATGCGCGAGGCCCCCAGCCGGGTGATCGTGCGGGGAATCGTGGAAAGAGGCGGTCAGGTCTCGGCCTACGATCCCGTGGCCGTCGATGAGGCCCGCAAGGCCCTGGAAGGATTGCCGGGCGTCTCGTATGCGGCCTCGCCCATGAGGGCGATGGCGGAGGCGGATGCCCTGGTGATCGTGACCGAGTGGAAGGAGTTTCGCAGCCCGGATTTCGACGCTATCCGCACGGCATTGAAGCACCCCGTGATCTTCGATGGCCGCAACATGTACGATCCGCACATCGTCCGTTCCCGAGGTCTCGAATACCATGCCATCGGCCGTCCCTGA
- the pyrF gene encoding orotidine-5'-phosphate decarboxylase encodes MGDLRAAKGGRKGAGCLNSNLDDSRIIVALDYPSADEAVAFVGKLPPRACRLKVGKELFVSAGPALVDRLHRLGFEVFLDLKFHDIPNTVAQACAAAARLGVWMVNVHASGGSKMMAAARDALESFERRPKLIAVTVLTSMGDDDLQELGLSGRTAAEHAVHLAALAHGAGLDGVVCSAKEAQAMRDRFGAGFELVTPGIRPADAAVDDQARVATPGGAIRNGSSYLVIGRPITKAADPVKALADIDAEVRGALAG; translated from the coding sequence ATGGGAGACCTACGTGCCGCGAAGGGCGGAAGAAAGGGAGCTGGCTGCTTGAATTCGAATCTCGACGATTCCCGGATCATCGTTGCACTGGACTATCCGTCAGCCGACGAGGCCGTCGCCTTCGTCGGGAAGCTGCCACCACGAGCGTGCCGTCTGAAGGTCGGCAAGGAGCTCTTCGTTTCGGCCGGTCCTGCTTTGGTGGACCGTCTGCACCGGCTCGGTTTTGAAGTCTTCCTGGATCTCAAGTTCCACGACATTCCGAACACGGTTGCGCAGGCTTGCGCAGCCGCGGCCCGCCTGGGTGTGTGGATGGTGAATGTTCACGCCAGTGGCGGATCCAAGATGATGGCCGCAGCCCGCGACGCCTTGGAGTCCTTCGAGAGGCGGCCCAAGCTGATTGCCGTGACGGTGCTGACAAGCATGGGTGATGACGACCTGCAGGAGCTCGGATTGTCCGGGCGTACCGCGGCGGAGCACGCCGTGCATCTGGCAGCGCTTGCGCATGGGGCCGGGCTGGATGGGGTGGTGTGTTCGGCGAAGGAAGCGCAGGCCATGCGCGATCGCTTCGGCGCAGGCTTCGAACTGGTCACGCCGGGAATCCGGCCCGCCGATGCGGCGGTGGACGATCAGGCGCGTGTGGCGACTCCGGGTGGAGCCATCAGGAACGGCTCCAGTTACCTCGTGATCGGCCGGCCGATCACGAAGGCGGCAGACCCGGTGAAGGCGCTTGCGGACATCGATGCGGAAGTTCGGGGAGCGTTGGCGGGCTGA